From the genome of Rhodohalobacter sp. SW132, one region includes:
- a CDS encoding TAT-variant-translocated molybdopterin oxidoreductase translates to MSDQQTKENTYWKSLNELAKNKEYKKYAEREFPEDASELTDQVSRRSFLRVMGASIALAGFASCRKPVQKILPYSQQPEDKVLGVPDFYATSMPFQDAVTGLLVTNNEGRPTKLEGNEDHPSSRGKTSIYHQAELLGMYDPDRSRSPRHNDQSTDFDAFVTFAESHFEDTGRNILFISEANSSPTYNRLKSNALDRFPNARWVTYEAFGDNNRVEGAQLAFGQRLRTVNHFDEADLVVSFDDDFMTPSEDKNSVENARRLTMGRNVRSTDDEMSRLYSIENSYTITGSYADHRLRLKTSEVEAMIYALAARLSNDLSILSGYAGHTNQLSGHEWIDVLAGELLSNRGSSIVTAGASHKPAVHATVAAINQALDNTGETVTYHRVPFQESENSQTAFAEAVSEASAGVYDSVVIIGANPVFTAPADLQFEEALANIDTKIHLSNYIDETSRLCDWHINRAHFLEAWGDGFSYTGERSIIQPQILPLFNGVSEIEFLHTIINGESGSGYDLVQETWQEYSNGNFTHYWEQVLHDGIEEGTGFESASVALQGNFVSEFEADLEISSQNDIEITLKADPTIFDGRYANNSWLQELPDPMTKITWDNVALMSPATAESIGISPERSFRSNDVPVVRISAAGETIEIAAWIQPGHADNSITLYTGYGRQNIGRVADGVGVNTYPLRTTDAMLYRNAEVEATGQKYEVACVQDHHNLEGRDMVRSASLEEYRENPEFSSFESFHGFEVPGMKEARAKGDDRGPISLFTEQYGPDHQPQWGMAIDLNACFGCGVCTIACQAENNIPVVGKREVGRRRAMHWIRTDRYFEGDRDNPKVYHQPVPCMHCELAPCEEVCPVAATVHSEDGMNQMTYNRCIGTRYCANNCPFKVRRFNFFNYTKEYLTTGDDPEVIQMAMNPEVTIRFRGVMEKCSYCVQRVNRAKINSRINTGSRKPADGTVKTACQQACPSDAISFGDLTDRESVVSQNKMNERNYVMLEEINVRPRTSYLGKLHNTNSELA, encoded by the coding sequence ATGAGTGATCAACAAACCAAAGAAAACACTTACTGGAAAAGCCTCAACGAACTCGCAAAGAATAAGGAATACAAAAAGTATGCTGAACGCGAGTTTCCTGAAGATGCATCTGAATTAACCGACCAGGTTTCACGGAGAAGTTTTCTGCGGGTAATGGGCGCTTCCATCGCACTGGCCGGTTTTGCATCCTGCCGGAAACCGGTTCAAAAAATTCTTCCATATTCACAACAGCCTGAAGACAAAGTTCTGGGTGTTCCTGATTTTTACGCTACAAGTATGCCATTTCAGGACGCCGTTACCGGTCTGCTGGTGACCAATAATGAAGGGCGTCCCACAAAACTCGAAGGAAACGAAGATCATCCTTCAAGCCGTGGGAAAACAAGTATTTACCATCAGGCTGAACTGCTGGGAATGTATGATCCCGACAGGTCACGCTCCCCGCGCCATAACGATCAGTCAACTGATTTTGATGCATTTGTTACTTTTGCCGAATCACATTTTGAAGATACCGGCCGAAATATTCTTTTTATCAGCGAAGCCAATTCTTCACCTACCTATAACAGGTTGAAGAGTAATGCTCTTGACCGATTTCCAAACGCCCGGTGGGTCACCTATGAAGCATTTGGTGATAACAACCGCGTGGAAGGTGCTCAACTTGCATTCGGGCAGCGCCTTCGTACGGTAAACCATTTTGATGAAGCTGATCTTGTTGTTTCGTTTGATGATGATTTTATGACCCCATCGGAGGACAAAAACAGCGTAGAAAATGCGCGCCGCCTCACCATGGGCAGGAATGTACGAAGTACGGATGATGAGATGTCACGTCTCTACTCCATTGAAAACTCTTACACGATCACCGGTTCATATGCCGATCACAGACTTCGACTGAAGACTTCTGAAGTTGAGGCGATGATTTATGCACTGGCTGCACGTCTCTCGAATGACCTTTCCATACTTTCAGGTTATGCCGGCCACACAAATCAACTCAGCGGACACGAGTGGATTGATGTGCTTGCAGGTGAACTCCTGTCAAACCGGGGCTCATCTATCGTAACTGCCGGCGCCAGCCATAAACCAGCTGTACACGCAACAGTTGCCGCCATCAACCAGGCACTTGATAATACCGGGGAAACGGTAACCTACCACAGAGTTCCGTTTCAGGAATCTGAAAATTCACAAACCGCATTTGCCGAGGCTGTATCCGAAGCTTCTGCAGGTGTATACGATAGTGTAGTCATTATTGGAGCAAACCCGGTTTTCACTGCGCCCGCAGACCTACAGTTTGAAGAAGCTCTTGCAAATATCGATACCAAAATTCATCTCTCTAATTATATAGATGAGACATCCCGCCTCTGCGACTGGCATATCAACCGGGCTCATTTTCTTGAAGCCTGGGGTGATGGATTTTCTTACACAGGTGAGCGATCGATTATTCAGCCACAGATACTTCCTCTATTCAATGGTGTGAGTGAAATTGAATTTTTACACACCATTATTAACGGAGAAAGCGGGTCCGGATATGATCTCGTTCAGGAAACCTGGCAAGAGTATTCGAACGGCAACTTCACCCACTATTGGGAGCAGGTTCTCCACGATGGAATTGAAGAGGGAACCGGATTTGAATCGGCATCTGTTGCTCTGCAAGGTAATTTTGTATCTGAATTTGAAGCTGATCTTGAGATTTCCTCCCAGAATGATATTGAAATCACATTAAAAGCAGACCCGACAATTTTCGACGGTCGATACGCCAATAACAGCTGGCTGCAGGAACTGCCTGATCCGATGACGAAAATCACCTGGGACAACGTGGCACTGATGAGTCCTGCCACGGCAGAATCGATTGGTATCAGCCCTGAAAGAAGTTTTCGCAGCAATGATGTACCTGTTGTTCGAATATCTGCAGCCGGTGAAACCATCGAAATTGCCGCCTGGATTCAGCCCGGCCATGCGGATAACTCCATTACACTTTATACCGGTTATGGAAGACAAAATATTGGGCGTGTAGCCGACGGTGTGGGTGTGAATACCTACCCTCTCCGAACAACCGACGCAATGCTTTACCGAAATGCAGAAGTTGAAGCTACCGGTCAGAAGTATGAAGTAGCCTGTGTGCAGGATCATCACAATCTCGAAGGCAGAGATATGGTACGGTCCGCTTCGCTCGAAGAGTACCGGGAGAATCCTGAATTCTCATCTTTCGAAAGTTTCCATGGGTTTGAAGTTCCCGGGATGAAAGAAGCCCGTGCTAAAGGAGACGACAGAGGACCTATATCTCTTTTTACAGAACAATATGGCCCTGATCACCAGCCTCAATGGGGCATGGCTATTGATCTGAATGCATGTTTTGGCTGCGGAGTTTGCACCATTGCCTGTCAGGCAGAGAACAACATTCCCGTGGTAGGTAAGCGGGAAGTCGGCCGAAGACGTGCCATGCACTGGATCAGAACGGACCGTTATTTTGAAGGTGACCGGGATAATCCAAAAGTGTATCATCAGCCCGTTCCATGTATGCATTGCGAACTTGCGCCATGTGAAGAAGTGTGCCCGGTAGCAGCAACAGTTCACAGTGAAGATGGGATGAACCAGATGACCTATAACCGCTGTATCGGAACCCGGTACTGTGCTAACAACTGTCCGTTTAAAGTTCGCCGATTTAACTTTTTCAACTACACTAAAGAATATTTAACCACCGGCGACGATCCCGAAGTGATCCAAATGGCTATGAACCCCGAAGTTACAATCCGTTTCCGCGGAGTGATGGAGAAATGCAGTTACTGCGTACAGCGGGTTAACCGGGCCAAAATCAATTCAAGAATCAATACCGGATCAAGAAAGCCCGCCGATGGCACTGTCAAAACGGCTTGCCAGCAGGCATGCCCTTCTGATGCCATTAGTTTTGGCGACCTGACAGATCGTGAAAGCGTTGTATCTCAAAACAAAATGAACGAGCGTAACTACGTGATGCTCGAAGAGATAAACGTACGCCCGCGGACCTCCTATTTAGGAAAATTGCATAACACAAATTCTGAATTAGCCTAA
- the nrfD gene encoding NrfD/PsrC family molybdoenzyme membrane anchor subunit — translation MSKTYEYVPEPALVKGNHDFSSITSLITDINMRPTPPLWYVAFGLSNILLFVLLFAIAYLIWEGTGIWGLNQPVGWGWAIINFVWWVGIGHAGTLISAILFLFRQGWRTAINRFAEAMTIFAVMCAGIFPAIHVGRIWVIYWVFPVPNSMAMWPNFNSPLLWDVFAVSTYFTVSLLFWYVGLVPDLATLRDRVKSKFGKIIYGIGALGWRGSNRHWWNYEKSYMILAGLATPLVLSVHTIVSFDFAVSIIPGWHTTIFPPYFVAGAVFSGFAMVLTLMIICRKIYGLEDVMTDDHIEKMNLIILVTGSMVGFAYIMEFFIAWYGQVEYEKAIFIIRATGPYAWAYWIMIACNVLSPQFFWSKKLRRNVTFTFIISIIVNIGMWFERFVITVTSLSTDYLPSSWGYYSPTIWDVLTYVGTFGLFFTNFLLFLRFLPMVAVAELKGAMPEADPHNYDSETGDYAPKQIEIPEPNKESV, via the coding sequence ATGAGCAAAACGTACGAATACGTTCCTGAACCGGCTTTGGTGAAGGGGAATCACGATTTTAGCAGTATCACCTCCCTCATCACGGATATTAACATGAGACCCACGCCCCCGCTTTGGTATGTGGCGTTCGGTCTCTCGAATATCCTGTTGTTTGTCCTGTTATTTGCAATCGCCTACCTGATCTGGGAAGGAACCGGTATTTGGGGATTGAATCAGCCTGTTGGATGGGGTTGGGCCATCATTAACTTTGTATGGTGGGTAGGTATTGGTCACGCCGGAACCCTGATCTCAGCGATCCTGTTTCTGTTTCGCCAGGGATGGAGAACGGCAATTAACCGTTTTGCGGAAGCGATGACAATTTTTGCCGTTATGTGTGCCGGTATCTTTCCGGCAATTCACGTTGGCCGTATTTGGGTGATCTACTGGGTGTTTCCGGTTCCTAACTCCATGGCAATGTGGCCTAACTTTAACTCTCCCCTGCTTTGGGATGTATTTGCAGTATCAACCTATTTTACCGTATCCCTTCTGTTCTGGTATGTAGGTCTCGTTCCGGATCTCGCAACTCTGCGTGACCGGGTGAAAAGTAAATTCGGGAAAATAATTTACGGTATCGGCGCACTTGGATGGAGAGGAAGTAACCGCCACTGGTGGAATTACGAGAAATCGTATATGATCCTTGCCGGCCTTGCCACACCGCTTGTTCTCTCAGTACACACCATTGTTTCTTTTGACTTTGCCGTCTCCATCATTCCAGGCTGGCATACAACCATTTTCCCTCCGTACTTTGTTGCCGGTGCGGTTTTCTCAGGATTTGCCATGGTGCTTACCCTGATGATCATCTGCCGTAAAATTTACGGCCTTGAAGATGTGATGACGGATGACCACATCGAAAAAATGAACCTTATTATTCTTGTTACCGGTTCGATGGTTGGCTTTGCTTACATTATGGAGTTCTTCATCGCCTGGTATGGACAAGTTGAATATGAAAAAGCGATCTTTATTATCCGGGCTACAGGGCCATATGCGTGGGCATACTGGATTATGATTGCCTGTAACGTACTATCCCCACAGTTTTTCTGGTCTAAGAAATTAAGACGAAATGTTACGTTCACGTTTATTATCTCTATTATTGTAAATATAGGAATGTGGTTCGAACGGTTTGTAATTACCGTTACATCGCTTTCAACTGATTATCTCCCCTCATCCTGGGGCTATTACTCCCCAACCATCTGGGACGTACTGACCTATGTTGGTACATTTGGACTCTTTTTTACCAACTTCCTGCTTTTTCTCCGGTTCCTCCCTATGGTTGCTGTTGCTGAACTAAAAGGGGCTATGCCGGAAGCAGATCCGCACAATTACGATTCTGAAACCGGTGATTATGCACCAAAACAGATTGAGATTCCTGAACCCAATAAAGAATCCGTATAG
- a CDS encoding DUF3341 domain-containing protein, which produces MSTESSNDNEKVYGILAEVRNPKELIDIARTVNKSGYKKFDTFSPFPIHGMDKAMSLPKSKLGWIVFGHGIVGFTGAFAMIYYMMVVDYPLIIGGKPLLNIPAWIPVIFELTILLSAFGAVFGMFFLNGLPKLNHPLFTSENFKKATDDGFFICIEADDPQFEPEKVSKLLADAGATNIEEIRDDS; this is translated from the coding sequence ATGAGTACTGAATCTTCAAATGACAATGAAAAAGTATATGGTATCCTGGCTGAGGTCAGAAATCCAAAAGAATTGATCGATATCGCCCGTACCGTGAACAAAAGCGGCTACAAAAAATTCGATACCTTCAGCCCGTTTCCAATACACGGCATGGACAAGGCTATGAGCCTTCCAAAGTCTAAACTCGGCTGGATTGTATTTGGTCACGGCATTGTCGGGTTTACAGGTGCTTTTGCCATGATCTACTACATGATGGTTGTTGATTACCCACTGATCATTGGAGGGAAGCCTCTTCTTAACATTCCGGCCTGGATCCCGGTAATATTTGAACTTACCATATTACTTTCAGCTTTTGGTGCTGTATTTGGCATGTTTTTCCTGAACGGCCTCCCCAAGCTAAATCATCCGCTATTTACATCTGAAAACTTTAAAAAAGCCACCGATGACGGCTTTTTTATCTGCATTGAGGCTGACGATCCTCAATTTGAACCTGAAAAAGTAAGTAAATTGCTTGCTGATGCCGGAGCCACCAATATCGAAGAGATCCGTGATGACTCTTGA
- a CDS encoding c-type cytochrome: MRLSITHIASLVLLSLLLMACRGQTTDKPPISPQQNMQFQERFNAQQENPFFENNMAMRPPVEGTVSRGGLRHDTALFEGVNENGDYVTENPMDVTRSFMYRGKDRYDIFCATCHGATGDGQGIIMTGQYGYVPAPTFHRSASYEMTDGEIYSAIANGIRNMPAYNTQIKVEDRWAIVAYIRALQRSQNVPLDEIEEYDVDIAQLQAEYEEERARQEARAEAAAAAAGEEEVSAERGERHYTAYACHTCHSLDGTDLVGPTFAGLYNSERNLEDGTSVVADEEYLIESIVYPSEKIVEGYNDVMPAYDYLSESELQSLVEFIKAQSDN, translated from the coding sequence ATGAGATTGTCAATTACACATATCGCATCGCTTGTTCTTTTGTCGTTGCTGCTTATGGCATGCCGGGGACAAACAACGGATAAGCCCCCTATCAGCCCGCAACAAAACATGCAGTTTCAGGAGCGGTTTAATGCCCAGCAGGAAAATCCTTTTTTTGAAAATAATATGGCCATGCGTCCGCCGGTTGAAGGAACGGTTTCACGCGGAGGATTACGCCATGATACGGCCCTGTTCGAAGGTGTGAACGAAAACGGCGATTATGTTACCGAAAACCCGATGGATGTCACTCGATCGTTCATGTATCGCGGTAAAGATCGGTATGATATTTTTTGCGCCACGTGCCACGGTGCCACCGGGGACGGTCAGGGAATCATCATGACTGGCCAGTATGGATATGTACCTGCCCCCACTTTTCATCGAAGTGCAAGTTATGAAATGACCGACGGTGAAATTTACTCTGCCATCGCGAACGGTATTCGGAACATGCCGGCATATAACACTCAAATTAAAGTAGAAGACCGATGGGCAATTGTGGCCTATATTCGCGCACTGCAGCGCAGCCAGAACGTACCTCTCGATGAAATTGAAGAGTATGATGTCGATATTGCCCAGCTTCAGGCTGAATACGAAGAAGAAAGAGCCCGCCAGGAAGCTCGGGCTGAAGCTGCTGCGGCTGCTGCAGGTGAAGAAGAAGTTTCAGCAGAACGAGGTGAGCGACACTACACCGCCTATGCCTGCCATACCTGCCACTCCCTTGATGGCACAGACCTCGTAGGTCCCACATTTGCAGGACTTTATAACAGTGAAAGAAATTTAGAAGATGGTACATCAGTAGTAGCTGATGAAGAATATCTCATAGAATCAATTGTATACCCAAGTGAAAAAATAGTTGAAGGCTACAACGACGTAATGCCGGCCTACGACTATCTCTCAGAAAGTGAACTGCAGTCGCTTGTGGAATTTATTAAAGCACAATCAGATAACTAA
- a CDS encoding helix-turn-helix domain-containing protein produces MSTDPKELRAEEKTRILEEALDGDKEHVKEVAEKYDLDVELLETWIREKDVTYVEPKKDHVEDQENVDLQVTKEFADDYEFGATPDNLNYRTLFFWSAFGTTVIVLFIVAIFFVYEYTYQGMGQQSADRSHFYEIEQQREQDSAHLNSFGVVDLDENIYRIPIDSAITRLAQDTE; encoded by the coding sequence ATGAGTACAGATCCAAAAGAACTTAGAGCTGAAGAGAAGACAAGAATTCTTGAAGAAGCATTAGATGGCGATAAGGAGCATGTTAAAGAAGTTGCTGAAAAGTACGATCTGGATGTTGAACTTCTCGAAACATGGATACGTGAAAAAGATGTAACATATGTTGAGCCCAAAAAAGATCACGTAGAAGACCAGGAGAATGTAGATTTACAGGTTACAAAAGAGTTCGCAGACGATTACGAATTCGGAGCTACACCTGATAATCTGAATTATCGTACACTTTTCTTTTGGTCGGCTTTTGGAACTACTGTTATAGTGTTGTTCATCGTAGCTATATTTTTTGTTTATGAATATACATACCAGGGTATGGGCCAGCAAAGTGCTGATCGAAGCCACTTTTATGAAATTGAGCAACAACGAGAACAAGATAGTGCCCATTTGAACTCTTTTGGAGTAGTTGACCTTGATGAAAATATCTATCGCATACCTATAGACAGTGCGATTACACGTTTAGCTCAGGATACTGAATAG
- a CDS encoding SCO family protein: MKHTLNLIIVVSVFFVADLAYGQLNREKPAILEDVGVEEKLGDYIPMDLTFATSEGDSVTIAELMEDGKPVLLNPLYYDCPTLCGIVLDAVFNVVHDLAWSPGSEYTIISYSIDPKETSELAAESKAEIMADLERRGADEGWHFLTGSEEAITALSEAVGFKYKYDEKTGEYLHLASIMMISPEGKITRYLYGLNMSEFDLRNALYEAADGKIGSTLERAVLYCFTYDPSSQSYVPVAVNIMKLGGLATMLILGIFLTILWRRNSGSSQPPKIEFQK, encoded by the coding sequence ATGAAACACACACTGAACCTGATCATTGTGGTTTCAGTGTTTTTTGTTGCAGATTTGGCCTATGGTCAGCTCAACAGAGAAAAACCGGCAATACTTGAAGATGTTGGTGTTGAAGAAAAACTGGGAGATTACATCCCAATGGATCTTACATTCGCCACTTCTGAAGGCGATTCCGTAACCATCGCAGAGTTAATGGAAGATGGCAAACCGGTTTTACTGAACCCACTTTATTACGACTGCCCTACTTTATGCGGTATCGTACTCGATGCGGTATTTAACGTAGTACACGATCTCGCATGGAGTCCCGGGAGTGAGTACACCATTATTTCATATAGTATCGATCCTAAAGAAACCTCTGAACTTGCTGCCGAGTCAAAAGCTGAAATTATGGCTGACCTCGAACGCAGAGGTGCAGATGAAGGATGGCACTTTTTAACCGGGTCTGAAGAAGCCATTACTGCACTTTCAGAAGCAGTTGGTTTTAAATACAAATATGATGAAAAGACAGGTGAATACCTTCACCTGGCAAGTATTATGATGATAAGCCCTGAAGGTAAAATTACCCGTTACCTTTACGGACTGAACATGAGTGAATTTGATCTTCGGAACGCGCTCTACGAAGCTGCCGACGGAAAGATCGGTTCTACCCTCGAAAGAGCTGTTTTATACTGTTTTACCTACGATCCATCCTCGCAAAGTTATGTGCCCGTTGCGGTCAACATAATGAAACTTGGCGGCTTGGCTACCATGCTGATTCTGGGTATATTTCTAACTATTTTATGGAGGCGCAACAGCGGTTCTTCACAACCACCTAAAATTGAATTTCAGAAATGA
- the coxB gene encoding cytochrome c oxidase subunit II — MNRLTEFMLPPARSTMAGETDALFHFINVTSIILLTGITIAIIYFSWKYRRRSDDDVTPVITHNSKLEITWSVIPLILVMIVFGWGFTGYMNLTTAPDDAYEIRVVGKSWLWEFHYDNGAVSINELNAPVNRPVKLVMNSDDVIHSFFIPDFRIKRDVLPNRYTSVWFEATEIGESIIFCTEYCGTQHSNMDATVNILTQEEFDTWLEEGDSIDEDMPPAERGEALVTRNGCTACHSADGTSGVGPSFEGLWMSDRTMQDGEVITADENYIRESILEPNEKITEGYDPVMPSYQGVISDRQIDDIIEYIKSLE; from the coding sequence ATGAATAGACTTACCGAATTCATGCTCCCACCGGCCCGGAGTACCATGGCCGGGGAAACGGATGCATTGTTTCATTTCATAAATGTTACCAGCATCATTCTCCTAACCGGTATCACCATTGCGATTATCTATTTCTCCTGGAAATATCGCAGAAGGTCCGATGATGATGTAACGCCGGTTATCACCCACAATAGTAAACTTGAAATTACCTGGTCCGTCATTCCCCTTATTTTGGTAATGATCGTCTTTGGATGGGGATTCACCGGGTACATGAATCTCACCACAGCTCCCGATGATGCCTACGAAATTCGTGTTGTTGGAAAGAGCTGGTTATGGGAATTTCATTATGATAACGGTGCAGTAAGTATTAATGAGCTCAACGCTCCTGTTAACCGCCCGGTAAAACTTGTGATGAACTCCGATGATGTCATTCACTCCTTTTTCATACCGGATTTCAGAATCAAGCGTGATGTACTGCCAAACCGCTATACCAGCGTGTGGTTTGAAGCCACTGAGATAGGTGAGTCTATTATTTTCTGCACTGAATACTGCGGAACCCAGCACTCCAACATGGACGCCACTGTAAATATTCTAACCCAGGAAGAGTTTGACACCTGGCTTGAAGAAGGTGACTCAATCGATGAAGATATGCCGCCCGCTGAGCGTGGTGAAGCTCTTGTTACACGTAATGGATGTACAGCATGCCACTCTGCTGACGGTACAAGCGGAGTTGGCCCTTCTTTCGAGGGACTCTGGATGAGTGACCGAACCATGCAGGACGGGGAAGTAATTACAGCTGATGAAAATTACATCCGTGAAAGTATCCTTGAACCAAATGAAAAAATTACAGAAGGCTACGACCCGGTGATGCCTTCCTACCAGGGAGTCATCAGTGATCGCCAGATCGACGATATTATTGAGTATATCAAATCATTAGAATAA
- the ctaD gene encoding cytochrome c oxidase subunit I produces the protein MPKSETPQNIVKINVKRFKPEENPEHHYLNAEKGIWAWLTTVDHKKIGLMYLGSITFFFLIGGILALLLRTELLTPARSFMDADVYNQIFTLHGAIMIFFFLVPSVPAALGNFILPLQLGAKDVAFPRLNLASFYIYAIGAIFTLIAIFTGGVDTGWTFYTPFSIETGGNIIMMTLGIFILGFSSILTGVNFIVTIHKMRAPGMTWNKLPLMMWALYATSIIQILATPVLAITVLLLTMERALGIGIFDPAMGGDPVLFQHFFWFYSHPAVYIMIVPGFGVISEVISTFSRKTIFGYWAIALSSLAIAFIGFLVWGHHMFTAGQSSLANMVFSFLTFLVGIPTGIKIFNWLATMYKGSIDMKTPMLYAMVFLFLFTIGGFTGIMLGALVVDIHLHDTYYVVAHFHYVMMGGMVMAFLAGVHYWWPKMFGKMYSEFWGRITCVIIFIGFNMTFLPQFIMGAQGMPRRYFNYIDQYQGFHQFSTMGSYVLGIGFLIMAAYLIHSLLRGKKAGPNPWGSRALEWQTPSPAPHHNFEHTPVVINGPYDYHKPMSEFQLGIAHSHNGHHDEGKEVDVETGTATEKA, from the coding sequence ATGCCTAAATCTGAAACACCTCAAAACATAGTTAAGATTAATGTCAAGCGGTTCAAGCCGGAAGAAAATCCGGAGCACCACTACCTGAATGCCGAAAAAGGTATCTGGGCATGGCTAACCACTGTTGACCATAAGAAAATAGGGCTGATGTATCTTGGATCCATCACCTTTTTCTTTTTGATTGGCGGTATCCTGGCACTCCTCCTTCGTACAGAATTGTTAACGCCTGCCCGGTCTTTTATGGATGCAGACGTCTACAACCAGATTTTTACTCTGCACGGGGCAATTATGATTTTCTTCTTCCTTGTGCCGTCTGTACCGGCAGCGCTCGGAAACTTTATTCTGCCGTTGCAGCTTGGAGCAAAAGATGTAGCCTTCCCCAGGCTTAACCTCGCAAGTTTCTATATCTATGCTATTGGTGCCATATTTACACTGATCGCGATTTTTACCGGTGGTGTGGATACCGGCTGGACGTTCTACACTCCCTTCAGCATCGAAACCGGCGGAAATATCATCATGATGACGCTGGGAATTTTTATACTTGGATTCTCGAGTATATTAACCGGTGTTAACTTTATTGTTACCATTCATAAGATGCGCGCACCGGGGATGACCTGGAACAAACTGCCGCTGATGATGTGGGCACTTTACGCGACCAGTATTATTCAGATTCTTGCAACTCCTGTGCTTGCCATCACCGTTCTCTTGCTTACAATGGAGAGGGCTCTCGGAATTGGAATTTTTGACCCGGCCATGGGTGGTGATCCGGTTCTGTTCCAGCACTTTTTCTGGTTTTATTCACACCCTGCCGTATATATTATGATTGTTCCCGGCTTCGGTGTGATATCTGAAGTTATATCCACTTTTTCCCGGAAAACGATTTTTGGATACTGGGCTATTGCACTCTCATCACTGGCAATTGCATTTATCGGTTTCCTGGTTTGGGGCCATCACATGTTCACAGCCGGTCAATCTTCCCTGGCAAACATGGTGTTCTCATTCCTCACATTCCTGGTAGGTATACCAACCGGTATTAAGATCTTCAACTGGCTTGCCACAATGTATAAGGGGTCAATCGATATGAAAACCCCGATGCTCTACGCCATGGTCTTCCTCTTCCTCTTTACGATTGGAGGATTTACAGGAATCATGCTGGGTGCACTGGTTGTAGACATTCACCTTCACGATACATATTACGTTGTCGCCCACTTTCACTATGTAATGATGGGTGGAATGGTTATGGCATTTCTCGCAGGCGTTCACTACTGGTGGCCCAAAATGTTCGGAAAAATGTACAGTGAGTTCTGGGGAAGGATTACATGTGTGATCATTTTTATCGGTTTCAACATGACCTTCCTCCCACAGTTTATTATGGGGGCCCAGGGAATGCCTCGCCGCTATTTCAACTACATTGATCAGTACCAGGGCTTCCACCAGTTTTCTACGATGGGATCCTACGTTTTAGGTATTGGATTTCTTATCATGGCAGCCTACTTGATTCACTCCCTGCTGAGAGGCAAAAAAGCAGGGCCGAATCCATGGGGAAGCCGTGCTCTTGAATGGCAAACACCATCGCCGGCACCGCACCATAATTTTGAGCATACTCCGGTTGTCATCAACGGACCGTATGACTATCATAAGCCAATGTCGGAATTCCAGCTTGGAATTGCACACTCTCATAACGGACACCACGACGAAGGGAAAGAAGTGGATGTTGAAACAGGAACAGCTACAGAAAAAGCTTAA
- a CDS encoding cytochrome c oxidase subunit 3 family protein: MSETSAANKTQEHVKHYFVDSDQQFDASKMGMWVFLVTEILFFGGLFAAYIVYRSWYPELYLMASTELDAFWGTVNTAVLIGSSLTVAMAIRSAQLNQIKGLIINLWITIGLACVFMVIKFFEYQEKFAKGIMPGNYYNYEGIAHDQANIFFSIYYMMTGLHGVHVIIGIGLMLWLVAKAKKGVFSNKYYTPVEITGLYWHLVDVIWIFLFPLLYLID; this comes from the coding sequence ATGTCTGAAACTTCTGCTGCTAATAAGACACAGGAACACGTTAAACATTATTTTGTTGATTCCGATCAACAATTCGATGCATCCAAAATGGGGATGTGGGTGTTTCTTGTAACTGAAATCCTATTTTTTGGCGGCCTTTTCGCCGCTTACATTGTCTACCGGTCGTGGTACCCCGAACTCTACCTTATGGCATCAACCGAGCTTGATGCCTTCTGGGGAACCGTGAATACCGCCGTACTGATCGGTAGTTCACTTACCGTAGCCATGGCCATACGGTCTGCCCAGCTGAACCAAATTAAAGGGCTGATTATTAATCTCTGGATTACCATTGGTCTGGCCTGTGTTTTTATGGTGATTAAGTTCTTCGAATACCAGGAGAAGTTCGCCAAAGGGATTATGCCCGGTAACTACTACAACTACGAAGGAATAGCCCACGATCAGGCAAACATTTTCTTCAGCATCTACTATATGATGACAGGCCTCCACGGAGTCCACGTCATTATCGGTATCGGTCTGATGCTCTGGCTCGTTGCTAAAGCCAAAAAAGGAGTATTCAGCAACAAATATTACACTCCTGTTGAGATCACAGGCCTCTACTGGCACCTTGTTGACGTGATCTGGATCTTCCTGTTCCCACTGTTATACTTAATTGACTAA